One part of the Ziziphus jujuba cultivar Dongzao chromosome 2, ASM3175591v1 genome encodes these proteins:
- the LOC107418305 gene encoding tryptophan aminotransferase-related protein 2 isoform X2 yields MASQISKRGFNNSGDPTMYEKYWKQMGERTTIVIPGWQSMSYFSDVKNLCWFLEPEFGKQVVRLHKVVGNAETDGRHIVVGTGSSQLYLAALFALSPANASQPMSVVSAAPYYSSYPSMTDCLKSGLYKWAGDARSFNQDSPYIELVTSPNNPDGFVRHSMVNKTGGTLIHDLAYYWPQYTPISSPADNDLTLFTVSKTTGHAGTRIGWALVKDPQVARKMTKFIELNTIGVSKDSQLRAAKVLKVVADSCEKTRTSSSSEYNESFFQFSYRVMDQRWQQLREVVNSSSVFSLPDFPPDFCHYHGQVLEPRPAFAWLKCERELQDCESFLRGHKLLTRGGRHFGVEPKHVRISMLDRDDNFRLFLKRLSMVQP; encoded by the exons ATGGCATCTCAAATATCTAAGAGGGGTTTCAATAATAG TGGAGATCCAACAATGTATGAAAAGTATTGGAAACAAATGGGAGAGAGAACCACCATTGTCATCCCTGGATGGCAATCTATGAGTTACTTCTCAGATGTGAAAAATCTGTGCTGGTTTTTGGAACCTGAGTTTGGAAAGCAAGTGGTGAGGTTGCACAAAGTGGTTGGTAATGCTGAGACAGATGGTAGGCATATTGTGGTTGGAACTGGTTCATCTCAGCTCTATTTGGCTGCGCTTTTTGCTCTCTCACCAGCTAATGCTTCCCAACCCATGAGTGTAGTTTCTGCTGCTCCTTACTACTCG TCCTACCCTTCCATGACCGATTGCTTGAAGTCCGGTTTGTATAAATGGGCCGGTGACGCTCGGAGTTTCAACCAAGACAGTCCGTATATAGAGCTTGTCACATCCCCAAACAACCCAGATGGCTTTGTCAGGCATTCCATGGTGAACAAAACTGGAGGCACATTGATTCATGACCTTGCTTATTACTGGCCACAATATACACCAATTTCCTCCCCTGCTGATAATGACCTGACCCTCTTCACCGTGTCGAAAACCACTGGACACGCAGGCACACGCATTGG GTGGGCTCTAGTGAAAGATCCTCAGGTGGCCAGAAAAATGACCAAGTTCATAGAGCTTAACACCATTGGCGTGTCCAAAGATTCACAACTCCGAGCAGCTAAGGTTTTGAAAGTGGTAGCGGACAGCTGCGAAAAAACCAGAACCAGCTCAAGCTCGGAGTACAATGAATCTTTCTTCCAGTTCAGCTACCGTGTCATGGATCAGAGGTGGCAGCAACTCAGGGAGGTTGTGAACTCCAGCAGCGTTTTCAGCCTGCCTGATTTTCCTCCTGACTTCTGCCACTATCATGGCCAGGTTTTGGAGCCTCGACCTG CTTTTGCATGGCTGAAATGTGAGAGAGAATTGCAAGATTGTGAAAGTTTTCTTCGAGGGCATAAGCTTCTGACCAGAGGAGGAAGACATTTTGGGGTTGAACCAAAGCATGTGAGGATAAGCATGTTGGATAGGGATGACAATTTTAGATTGTTTTTGAAGAGGTTGTCTATGGTCCAACCATGA
- the LOC107418415 gene encoding galactinol--sucrose galactosyltransferase — protein sequence MAPSLSKNAALDIMGPLDTNIPMSITLEGTNFLANGHPILTDVPPNIVATPSPFISCDKTKNLVGSFVGFDVDEPKSRHVIPIGKLKGIKFMSIFRFKVWWTTHWIGNSGNDVENETQMMILEKNDLGRPYVLLLPLIEGPFRASLQHGVEDNVDICVESGSTLVSGSSFRSSLYMHVGDDPYVLVKEAMRVVRFHLGTFRLLEEKNPPGIVDKFGWCTWDAFYLKVHPHGVWEGVKGLVEGGCPPGMVLIDDGWQSICHDDDPLSDNQHGIDRTAAGEQMPCRLIKFEENHKFKDYESPKKSNASDKGMSAFVRDLKDEFKSIKYVYVWHALCGYWGGIRPNVPGMPESKVITPKLSQGLKKTMEDLAVDKIVHNGVGLVPPDLVHEMYEGLHSHLQSVGIDGVKVDVIHLLEMLSEEFGGRVELAKAYYKALTASVKRHFKGNGVIASMEHCNDFMFLGTEAIALGRVGDDFWCVDPSGDPNGTFWLQGCHMVHCAYNSLWMGNFIHPDWDMFQSTHPCADFHAASRAISGGPIYISDSVGNHNFKLLKSLVLPDGSILRCQYYALPTRDCLFEDPLHDGKTMLKIWNLNKHTGVLGLFNCQGGGWCPVSRRNKSASRFSHLVTGLASPNDIEWNNGKNPVQIKGTNIFAVYMLQEKKLKLMKSTDKVEISLEPFTFELLTVSPVTILAKKLVQFAPIGLVNMLNTGGAIQSLEFDEDENLVKMGVKGSGEMKVFASEEPVKCNINGVGVKFGYEDKMVTVQVPWPNSSSLSMVEYMF from the exons ATGGCTCCAAGCTTAAGCAAGAATGCAGCCCTTGACATCATGGGGCCTTTAGACACCAACATACCCATGTCCATAACCTTAGAAGGAACAAACTTTCTCGCCAATGGCCATCCAATTCTCACCGATGTACCTCCAAACATAGTAGCCACTCCTTCACCTTTCATTTCCTGTGACAAAACCAAGAACTTGGTCGGTAGCTTCGTCGGCTTTGATGTGGACGAGCCCAAAAGCCGCCACGTGATTCCCATCGGCAAGCTCAAGGGCATTAAGTTCATGAGCATATTCAGATTCAAAGTCTGGTGGACTACCCACTGGATTGGAAATAGTGGAAATGATGTCGAAAACGAAAcccagatgatgatcttggagaAGAATGACTTGGGACGCCCTTACGTTCTCTTGCTTCCACTCATTGAAGGACCATTCAGAGCTTCACTCCAACATGGGGTCGAAGACAACGTGGACATTTGCGTGGAAAGTGGGTCCACACTTGTTTCTGGGTCCAGCTTCAGGAGCTCTCTGTACATGCATGTTGGGGATGATCCCTATGTGCTTGTGAAAGAGGCTATGAGAGTGGTGAGATTTCATTTGGGGACTTTCAGGCTTCTTGAAGAGAAAAACCCACCAGGTATAGTAGACaaatttggttggtgtacttgGGATGCATTCTATCTTAAGGTACACCCTCATGGTGTTTGGGAAGGTGTTAAAGGCCTTGTGGAAGGTGGTTGTCCTCCAGGGATGGTCTTGATTGATGATGGTTGGCAATCCATTTGTCACGATGATGATCCACTTTCTGATAATCAACACGGGATCGATCGAACGGCCGCTGGAGAACAAATGCCTTGCAGGCTTATAAAATTTGAAGAGAATCACAAATTCAAGGACTATGAAAGTCCTAAAAAAAGTAATGCCTCTGATAAGGGCATGAGTGCCTTTGTTAGAGACTTGAAAGATGAGTTTAAGAGTATAAAGTATGTTTATGTTTGGCATGCACTTTGTGGATACTGGGGTGGGATTAGACCCAATGTTCCTGGTATGCCTGAGTCTAAAGTCATTACTCCTAAGCTGTCACAGGGTTTGAAGAAAACTATGGAAGATCTAGCTGTGGATAAAATTGTCCATAACGGTGTCGGGTTGGTTCCGCCGGATCTTGTTCATGAGATGTACGAGGGTCTTCATTCGCATCTCCAATCGGTGGGGATCGATGGTGTCAAGGTTGATGTGATACAc TTGCTTGAGATGCTCTCGGAGGAATTTGGGGGTCGAGTTGAGCTAGCTAAAGCTTATTACAAGGCACTGACTGCTTCTGTAAAGAGACATTTCAAAGGGAATGGAGTTATTGCTAGTATGGAGCACTGCAATGATTTCATGTTCCTTGGAACAGAGGCAATAGCTCTTGGACGTGTTG GAGATGATTTTTGGTGTGTGGATCCATCCGGTGACCCAAATGGAACATTTTGGCTCCAAGGTTGTCACATGGTGCATTGTGCCTATAACAGCCTCTGGATGGGCAACTTTATACATCCAGATTGGGACATGTTCCAATCTACTCACCCTTGTGCAGATTTCCACGCCGCGTCCCGGGCTATCTCTGGCGGACCAATCTATATCAGTGACTCTGTCGGAAACCACAACTTCAAGTTGCTCAAGAGCCTTGTTTTGCCGGATGGGTCTATCTTGAGATGCCAATACTATGCACTTCCTACCAGAGATTGCTTATTTGAAGACCCATTGCATGATGGGAAAACAATGCTCAAGATTTGGAACCTCAATAAA CATACAGGAGTTTTGGGACTGTttaattgccaaggaggaggttGGTGCCCTGTCTCAAGAAGAAACAAAAGTGCTTCCCGATTCTCACACTTGGTCACCGGCTTGGCAAGCCCAAATGACATTGAATGGAACAATGGAAAAAACCCAGTTCAAATCAAAGGAACAAACATATTTGCTGTCTATATGCTCCAAGAAAAGAAGCTGAAGCTAATGAAATCCACAGATAAAGTAGAGATTTCACTTGAACCTTTCACTTTTGAGCTGCTCACTGTTTCTCCAGTAACAATCTTGGCCAAGAAATTGGTTCAGTTTGCTCCAATTGGATTAGTGAATATGCTTAACACTGGGGGTGCAATTCAGTCATTAGAATTTGATGAGGATGAGAATTTGGTAAAAATGGGAGTTAAGGGAAGTGGAGAGATGAAGGTGTTTGCTTCAGAAGAACCGGTGAAGTGCAACATTAATGGGGTTGGTGTTAAATTTGGTTATGAGGATAAGATGGTCACAGTTCAAGTTCCATGGCCTAATTCTTCATCATTATCAATGGTTGAGTACATGTTTTGA
- the LOC107418420 gene encoding transcriptional regulator DEF1, which translates to MKSSDFMDKQIMELSRSYSNDFSELSYPHEDDLDSTFRFYPIRPEIDPVKASGKSIGTFGDSALISMIECKIKDHTETMLHAVEGLSMRLCQVESKTRQIEHSVEDLKDSTKYQYGRTEGKVRELENILREVQCGVLDLRDKQEISEVKLQIANLQMLKGHEQSENKNSNVKTSLSQVVTSSVPQQSHQLNPTPVPSVQQFPSPHTNVLPIPSHQNLLPTPTVAQYPSQLPQDHSQLESNCSQPVRNPESTHRRQYPMPPIQQSQPPPPTPHQSHQPYQPVQQISAAPQLQQLPEPLPPANIVDPQAQHSMPHSLGEMPYMPMPSQSYSSSIQGTSNVPGLAPPSRQNNLGSIHRIHDQSSMGPSSDYHRKQPSGYSNLHDGYSYSELPSQSHYGSSRMKPSQLLPYSSVPSGGSNFSQLPTAQILPRALPMASDVESATSSSGTGSRIPVEDIIDNVVAMGFRRDTVRATVRKMTEKGQSVDLNVVLDKLMNNGEFRS; encoded by the exons ATGAAATCCTCTGATTTCATGGATAAGCAGATCATGGAACTTTCTCGATCCTACTCCAACGATTTCTCCGAACTCTCATACCCTCATGAAGATGATTTGGATTCCACCTTCCGTTTCTACCCAATAAGACCTGAG ATTGATCCTGTGAAAGCTAGTGGCAAGAGCATTGGAACATTTGGTGATTCAGCGTTAATTTCTATGATTGAATGCAAAATTAAGGACCACACTGAGACCATGCTACATGCTGTGGAGGGTTTAAGCATGCGCTTGTGCCAAGTTGAGAGTAAAACACGACAGATAGAGCATTCTGTCGAAGACTTGAAGGATTCCACCAAGTATCAATACGGGAGGACTGAAGGAAAAGTGAGGGAGCTAGAGAATATTCTGAGAGAG GTTCAATGTGGTGTTCTGGATTTGAGAGATAAACAAGAAATATCAGAGGTTAAGTTACAAATTGCGAATTTGCAGATGTTAAAAGGTCATGAGCAATCAGAAAACAAGAACAGCAATGTTAAGACTAGTTTATCTCAAGTTGTTACATCATCTGTGCCACAGCAAAGCCACCAATTAAATCCTACTCCCGTTCCTTCTGTACAGCAGTTTCCTTCTCCTCATACTAATGTTCTCCCAATCCCGTCTCACCAGAATCTGCTTCCAACACCAACAGTAGCACAGTATCCTTCTCAATTACCTCAGGACCATTCACAGTTGGAATCTAACTGTTCACAACCTGTGCGTAATCCAGAGTCCACACATCGTCGACAATACCCTATGCCTCCAATTCAGCAATCACAGCCACCACCACCAACGCCTCATCAATCTCATCAACCATATCAACCAGTGCAGCAGATTTCAGCGGCACCACAATTGCAGCAGTTGCCTGAACCGCTTCCACCAGCCAACATTGTTGATCCACAAGCCCAACATTCAATGCCTCACAGCTTGGGAGAAATGCCTTACATGCCAATGCCATCTCAAAGCTACTCATCAAGCATCCAGGGAACCTCCAATGTACCTGGCTTGGCTCCTCCTAGCAGACAAAATAATTTGGGATCGATCCACAGGATTCACGATCAATCTTCCATGGGTCCATCTTCAGACTACCATCGAAAGCAACCAAGTGGATATTCGAATTTGCATGATGGTTATTCTTACTCTGAATTACCTTCCCAGTCCCACTATGGCAGTTCAAGAATGAAGCCTTCACAACTTCTACCATATTCTTCCGTCCCATCTGGTGGAAGCAACTTCTCTCAACTGCCAACTGCCCAGATATTACCGCGTGCACTGCCGATGGCTTCTGATGTGGAGAGTGCAACTAGCTCCAGTGGAACTGGAAGCAGGATACCGGTTGAGGATATTATTGACAATGTTGTAGCAATGGGATTCAGGAGGGACACGGTGAGAGCAACAGTTAGGAAAATGACTGAGAAAGGACAGTCAGTGGATCTTAATGTAGTGCTGGATAAGCTGATGAACAATGGAGAATTTCGGTCCTAA
- the LOC107418290 gene encoding AP-1 complex subunit mu-2, with amino-acid sequence MAGAASALFLLDIKGRVLIWRDYRGDVPASQAERFFTKLIEKEGDPQYQDPVVYENGVTYMFIQHSNVYLMVASRQNCNAASLLLFLHRAVDVFKHYFEELEEESLRDNFVVVYELLDEIMDFGFPQYTEAKILSEFIKTDAYRMEVTQRPPMAVTNAVSWRSEGIRYKKNEVFLDVVESVNILVNSNGQIIRSDVVGALKMRTYLSGMPECKLGLNDRLLLEAQGRTAKGKAIDLDDIKFHQCVRLARFENDRTISFIPPDGAFDLMTYRLSTQVKPLIWVEAQVEKHSRSRVEIMIKARSQYKERSTATNVIIELPVPSDATNPSIRTSMGSASYAPESDALVWKIKSFPGNKEYMLRAEFLLPSITAEDADPERKPPIRVKFEIPYFTVSGIQVRYLKIIEKSGYQALPWVRYITIAGEYELRLM; translated from the exons ATGGCCGGCGCCGCCTCGGCGCTTTTCCTGTTGGACATCAAAGGCCGTGTTTTGATCTGGCGCGATTATCGAGGCGATGTTCCAGCTTCTCAGGCTGAGCGATTCTTCACCAAGCTTATTGAGAAAGAg GGTGATCCGCAGTATCAGGATCCGGTAGTATACGAAAATGGAGTAACCTACATGTTCATACAACACAGCAATGTATATCTGATGGTTGCTTCGCGACAGAACTGTAATGCTGCGAGCCTTTTGCTCTTTCTTCACCGTGCTGTCGAT GTGTTTAAGCACTATTTCGAAGAGTTGGAAGAGGAATCGCTGAGAGATAATTTTGTTGTCGTG TATGAATTACTTGATGAGATAATGGATTTTGGTTTTCCTCAATATACTGAGGCCAAGATTCTTAGCGAGTTCATCAAAACCGATGCTTACAGGATGGAGGTTACGCAACGCCCTCCCATGGCTGTTACCAATGCAGTTTCTTGGCGCAGCGAAGGGATTAGATACAAGAAAAACGAA gTGTTCTTGGATGTGGTGGAAAGTGTGAATATACTTGTCAACAGCAATGGACAAATAATACGTTCAGATGTTGTTGGGGCTCTAAAGATGAGAACATATTTGAG TGGTATGCCTGAGTGTAAGCTTGGGCTAAATGATCGATTGCTATTGGAGGCTCAAGGTAGGACAGCAAAAGGAAAAGCCATTGATCTGGATGATATTAAGTTCCATCA gtgtGTACGCCTGGCTCGATTTGAAAATGATCGAACTATATCCTTCATACCTCCTGATGGAGCGTTTGATCTTATGACGTACAGACTTAGTACTCag GTAAAACCTCTAATCTGGGTGGAAGCACAAGTTGAAAAGCATTCTAGAAGTCGTGTTGAAATTATGATTAAAGCAAGGAGCCAGTATAAGGAGCGCAG CACTGCAACAAACGTTATCATTGAATTGCCTGTTCCTTCCGATGCTACAAATCCTAGCATCCGGACATCAATGGGGTCTGCTTCTTATGCTCCTGAAAGTGATGCCCTGGTCtggaaaataaaatcttttcCTGGTAATAAG GAGTATATGTTGAGGGCTGAGTTTCTTCTTCCTAGTATAACTGCTGAAGATGCAGATCCTGAGAGAAAACCTCCTATACGTGTCAAGTTTGAAATACCATATTTTACTGTCTCAGGAATTCAG gtTCGGTATCTTAAAATCATAGAAAAAAGTGGATACCAGGCACTTCCATGGGTGAGATACATAACAATAGCAGGGGAGTATGAACTAAGACTGATGTAA
- the LOC107418434 gene encoding FKBP12-interacting protein of 37 kDa — protein sequence MASHNHMDDDDDFGGDFPGTHNSRRTGNKRGFGDLEDDEDDFFGSKKGNTKLEETAPGVATGMILSLRESLQNCKDTLATCQTELEAAKSEIQKWYSSFQNESFIPAGTNPEPKLVINYLQTLKTSEELLREQLEKAKKKEAAFIVTFAKREQEIAELKSAVRDLKSQLKPPSMQARRLLLDPAIHEEFTRLKNLVEEKDKKVKELQDNIAAVQFTPQSKMGKMLMAKCRTLQEENEEIGNQAAEGKIHELAMKLALQKSQNAELRSQYEGLHKHMDALTNDVERSNEMVLILQEKLEEKDRELQRLKQEQQQRNSVEEEKTDSASNRKLSNEVTPSEADN from the exons ATGGCTTCCCACAACCATATGGACGAT GATGATGATTTCGGTGGTGATTTTCCCGGAACTCACAATTCCAGGCGTACAG GTAATAAAAGAGGTTTTGGAGACCTTGAGGATGATGAAGACGACTTTTTTGGCTCCAAAAAG GGTAACACGAAACTTGAAGAAACTGCTCCTGGTGTAGCAACAGGAATGATTTTGTCTCTTCGTGAGAG TCTTCAAAACTGTAAAGATACACTTGCAACCTGCCAA ACAGAACTTGAAGCTGCAAAATCTGAGATTCAGAAATGGTATTCTTCATTTCAGAATGAATCCTTCATACCTGCTGGGACTAATCCTG AACCTAAACTAGTGATCAATTACCTTCAGACCCTGAAAACCTCTGAAGAGTTATTGCGAGAACAG ttagaaaaagcaaaaaagaaggaAGCTGCTTTCATTGTAACATTTGCAAAACGGGAGCAGGAAATAGCAGAGCTTAAG TCTGCAGTTCGGGATTTGAAATCACAACTGAAGCCACCATCAATGCAG GCCAGAAGATTGTTACTGGATCCTGCAATTCATGAAGAGTTTACACGTTTAAAG AATTTGGTTGAGGAAAAGGACAAAAAAGTGAAGGAGTTGCAAGATAATATTGCTGCTGTCCAGTTTACACCACAAAGCAAAATGGGGAAGATGCTGATGGCTAAGTGTAGAACCTTGCAAGAGGAAAATGAGGAGATTGGAAATCAAGCCGCTGAGGGGAAG ATTCACGAATTAGCTATGAAACTTGCTTTGCAAAAGTCCCAAAATGCAGAACTGAGAAGTCAATATGAAG GACTGCACAAACATATGGATGCCCTAACAAATGATGTGGAAAGATCAAATgaaatg GTGCTCATCTTGCAAGAGAAGCTGGAAGAGAAGGATCGTGAGCTGCAAAGATTAAAGCAAGAGCAGCAGCAGAGAAATTCAGTGGAGGAGGAAAAAACTGATTCAGCCTCTAATAGAAAGCTTAGCAATGAAGTGACGCCCAGCGAGGCTGACAATTAA
- the LOC107418305 gene encoding tryptophan aminotransferase-related protein 2 isoform X1: protein MAKITTIFSLKNLFVLSVALNVSLILKVFYQSEKQVPVGVSTEEQKASLTADSGYQKEADVNQKTIQSLSTSSSSATISLAEIEDGGERIINLDHGDPTMYEKYWKQMGERTTIVIPGWQSMSYFSDVKNLCWFLEPEFGKQVVRLHKVVGNAETDGRHIVVGTGSSQLYLAALFALSPANASQPMSVVSAAPYYSSYPSMTDCLKSGLYKWAGDARSFNQDSPYIELVTSPNNPDGFVRHSMVNKTGGTLIHDLAYYWPQYTPISSPADNDLTLFTVSKTTGHAGTRIGWALVKDPQVARKMTKFIELNTIGVSKDSQLRAAKVLKVVADSCEKTRTSSSSEYNESFFQFSYRVMDQRWQQLREVVNSSSVFSLPDFPPDFCHYHGQVLEPRPAFAWLKCERELQDCESFLRGHKLLTRGGRHFGVEPKHVRISMLDRDDNFRLFLKRLSMVQP, encoded by the exons ATGGCTAAGattaccacaattttctcattgaaaaactTGTTTGTGCTGTCAGTAGCTCTGAATGTGAGTTTGATTTTGAAGGTCTTTTACCAAAGTGAAAAGCAGGTACCTGTTGGCGTTTCCACTGAGGAACAGAAAGCTTCTTTAACGGCGGACAGTGGGTATCAAAAAGAAGCTGATGTAAACCAGAAAACCATTCAGTCTTTGTCAACTTCCTCTTCTTCAGCTACTATTAGTCTTGCAGAGATTGAAGACGGCGGTGAAAGAATTATCAACCTGGACCA TGGAGATCCAACAATGTATGAAAAGTATTGGAAACAAATGGGAGAGAGAACCACCATTGTCATCCCTGGATGGCAATCTATGAGTTACTTCTCAGATGTGAAAAATCTGTGCTGGTTTTTGGAACCTGAGTTTGGAAAGCAAGTGGTGAGGTTGCACAAAGTGGTTGGTAATGCTGAGACAGATGGTAGGCATATTGTGGTTGGAACTGGTTCATCTCAGCTCTATTTGGCTGCGCTTTTTGCTCTCTCACCAGCTAATGCTTCCCAACCCATGAGTGTAGTTTCTGCTGCTCCTTACTACTCG TCCTACCCTTCCATGACCGATTGCTTGAAGTCCGGTTTGTATAAATGGGCCGGTGACGCTCGGAGTTTCAACCAAGACAGTCCGTATATAGAGCTTGTCACATCCCCAAACAACCCAGATGGCTTTGTCAGGCATTCCATGGTGAACAAAACTGGAGGCACATTGATTCATGACCTTGCTTATTACTGGCCACAATATACACCAATTTCCTCCCCTGCTGATAATGACCTGACCCTCTTCACCGTGTCGAAAACCACTGGACACGCAGGCACACGCATTGG GTGGGCTCTAGTGAAAGATCCTCAGGTGGCCAGAAAAATGACCAAGTTCATAGAGCTTAACACCATTGGCGTGTCCAAAGATTCACAACTCCGAGCAGCTAAGGTTTTGAAAGTGGTAGCGGACAGCTGCGAAAAAACCAGAACCAGCTCAAGCTCGGAGTACAATGAATCTTTCTTCCAGTTCAGCTACCGTGTCATGGATCAGAGGTGGCAGCAACTCAGGGAGGTTGTGAACTCCAGCAGCGTTTTCAGCCTGCCTGATTTTCCTCCTGACTTCTGCCACTATCATGGCCAGGTTTTGGAGCCTCGACCTG CTTTTGCATGGCTGAAATGTGAGAGAGAATTGCAAGATTGTGAAAGTTTTCTTCGAGGGCATAAGCTTCTGACCAGAGGAGGAAGACATTTTGGGGTTGAACCAAAGCATGTGAGGATAAGCATGTTGGATAGGGATGACAATTTTAGATTGTTTTTGAAGAGGTTGTCTATGGTCCAACCATGA
- the LOC107418433 gene encoding SUPPRESSOR OF ABI3-5, translating into MEQMAGSLETDSQNSLNGDCSFVWDDNSKLYFHASSGFYHDPNAGWYYSSRDGLYYKFEDGNYVLLHSDKDDKTEIYENEVAASENHTQDDPFLEHVDCGKDEIEPNAGNTECSTGNEPENLPPPSEWLEDTLIDLYLSGYSDPAVNAAADVTFPLKTDEVDSYPAEVNTDTYELEEGEWIPEDYHEYDVTNSTENVADEGDSWDEENWRAQYGQVINSSEEPTLEVPCTDLWDWTMVTKPRKDGKGVIAKLVGRLMKRSSKLHPSMPSGGGLLRTAPICEAHLDLVRVTTGQVYKLRSPSAKFLASLSAYDSSNPTKDWGFPELSVHRQSFPISKSSGKTESKSADGVSDSCLPSLPNQGPTVEKRRSNTYRDRAAERRALHGGFGVGPGQKNSIVRDDDSTSSSVPESTEEAAAEALNISFGSGSYARRILKSMGWKEGEALGKTTKGLLEPIQAEGNIGSAGLGWPQGRSKQRKV; encoded by the exons ATGGAGCAAATGGCGGGTTCTCTGGAAACCGATTCGCAAAATTCTCTCAACGGTGATTGCTCATTTGTTTGGGACGACAACTCGAAGCTCTATTTCCATGCCAg TAGTGGATTTTACCATGACCCAAACGCTGGTTGGTACTACAGTAGTCGAGATGGTCTTTATTACAAATTTGAAGATGGAAATTACGTGCTTCTTCACTCGGACAAG GATGACAAAACTGAAATATATGAGAACGAAGTGGCTGCTTCCGAGAATCACACTCAAGATGACCCATTTTTGGAACATGTAGATTGTGGCAAAGATGAGATCGAACCCAATGCTG GAAACACAGAGTGCAGTACCGGTAATGAACCTGAAAATCTTCCTCCTCCGTCAGAGTG GTTAGAAGATACACTAATTGATCTTTATTTGTCTGGCTACTCCGACCCAGCAGTCAATGCTGCTGCTGATGTAACATTCCCCTTGAAAACAGATGAGGTGGATTCCTATCCAGCTGAAG TGAACACTGATACTTACGAGCTGGAAGAAGGAGAATGGATTCCAGAAGACTATCATGAATATGATGTAACTAACTCAACTGAAAATGTAGCAGATGAAG GTGATTCATGGGATGAAGAGAATTGGAGAGCTCAGTATGGTCAAGTCATTAATTCTTCAGAAGAGCCAACTCTGGAGGTTCCTTGCACGGATTTATGGGACTGGACAATGGTCACAAAGCCCAGAAAGGATGGAAAAGGTGTGATTGCAAAGCTTGTTGGCAGACTGATGAAGAGGTCTTCTAAGCTTCATCCGTCAATGCCTTCTGGTGGTGGTCTTTTAAGAACTGCTCCAATATGTGAAGCACATCTTGATCTGGTACGAGTGACAACAG GGCAAGTTTATAAGTTGCGGAGTCCTAGTGCAAAATTCTTAGCTTCCTTGTCAGCTTATGATTCTTCAAACCCAACCAAAGATTGGGGATTTCCTGAACTATCAGTTCACAGACAATCATTCCCCATCTCTAAATCCAGTGGAAAAACGGAATCAAAATCTGCAGATGGAGTCTCAGACAGCTGTCTGCCTTCTCTTCCTAATCAAGGCCCCACAGTTGAAAAG CGTAGAAGCAACACATATAGGGATAGAGCTGCTGAGAGAAGAGCCTTGCACGGTGGGTTTGGTGTGGGTCCAGGACAAAAGAATTCCATAGTCCGTGATGATGATTCAACTTCATCATCTGTTCCTGAGTCTACAGAGGAAGCTGCAGCTGAGGCTTTGAACATATCATTTGGATCTGGCAGTTATGCTAGAAGAATCCTAAAAAGCATGGGCTGGAAAGAG GGGGAGGCACTTGGCAAGACTACAAAAGGCTTGCTTGAACCAATTCAGGCCGAAGGTAACATTGGGAGTGCTGGACTGGGGTGGCCTCAAGGAAGATCCAAGCAGAGGAAGGTCTAA